Proteins encoded by one window of Sphingomonas ginkgonis:
- a CDS encoding TonB-dependent receptor plug domain-containing protein — translation MGRVRIGSQLLLAGGSLLAIAAPASAQQNQQANDANRVGQSQAEGQQPDQSTIIVTGTRRIDRTVADSPVPVDVISAQSLSNTGFTEVNRALNQEVPSFNFPQPSITDGTDVIRPATLRGLGPDQTLVLLNGKRRHTSSLLNINGSVGRGTSAVDINLIPTVALQRVEVLRDGAAAQYGSDAIAGVINFQLRNSRSGGRASVTYGEYDTHVGGVQGYSGVQTTAAGTPVLAPDGTLALTSTGRDIKRNDGATATLAAVVGLPLGARGQINIAGEYQNRNATHRTGADPRRQYNLLAGGVLDTRELSFNRFSHIYGDPATHDYKLFANYSLPLGEAELYGFSTLNRRRGLSAGFYRLANDARNVPSIYPNGFLPLIGTLTRDYATTLGVRGELAGFRWDLSGQYGRDKVDFTIKNSLNRSFGAASQTQFDSGGLKYSQALFNLDVSRDIALAFTSKTTISAGAEYRRELFDIRPGELASYANGPAGGAPGAQVFPGFQPTIAGQSVADPHKRHNVSAYAEVDSDITKAINVQGALRYEDYSDFGSKLNWKLAGRFEPVSGIALRASASTGFRAPSLQQQFYAAQATNNVNGILLDTVTLPVNNPAALALGAQPLKPERSRALSGGVVFTAVPRLSITVDAYQIKIRDRIVVTENLGAFGTTAQNNAVRALLASAGFPSVTAARFFINGIDTRTRGLDVVATYRAPGTYLGGRINLTGGLNLNKTRITRNNASLGALATIPGLVLFGRQESLRIEQGQPRSKLNGSLDYDAGRLGGTIRATRYGKVLGAGSEPFLDVPLSAKTITDLEVRFKPFGGDRLVLALGGNNIFDVYPDNVPRGRGVDPLTGLARNDPATNYVAPFSNFSPFGFNGRFLYGRLSVNF, via the coding sequence ATGGGACGGGTTCGGATCGGATCTCAGCTACTTCTGGCGGGCGGCAGCCTGCTTGCCATCGCCGCGCCGGCTTCGGCGCAGCAAAACCAGCAGGCGAACGACGCCAATCGGGTCGGGCAGTCACAGGCCGAGGGGCAGCAGCCCGACCAATCGACCATCATCGTCACGGGCACCCGCCGGATCGACCGCACGGTCGCCGATTCGCCGGTTCCGGTCGACGTCATCTCGGCACAGAGCCTGAGCAACACCGGCTTCACCGAAGTGAACCGCGCGCTCAACCAGGAAGTGCCGAGCTTCAACTTTCCGCAGCCCTCGATCACCGACGGGACCGACGTGATCCGCCCGGCCACGCTGCGCGGCCTCGGCCCCGACCAGACGCTGGTGCTGCTCAACGGCAAGCGCCGCCACACGTCCTCGCTGCTCAACATCAACGGCTCGGTCGGACGCGGTACCTCCGCTGTCGACATCAATCTTATCCCGACCGTGGCGCTGCAGCGGGTCGAAGTGCTGCGCGACGGCGCCGCCGCGCAGTACGGGTCTGACGCAATCGCGGGCGTCATCAACTTCCAGCTGCGCAATTCCCGCAGCGGCGGGCGCGCAAGCGTCACCTATGGCGAGTACGACACCCATGTCGGCGGGGTGCAGGGCTACAGCGGGGTGCAGACGACCGCCGCGGGCACCCCGGTGCTCGCCCCGGACGGGACGTTGGCGCTGACCTCGACCGGTCGCGACATCAAGCGCAACGACGGCGCGACGGCGACCCTGGCAGCGGTCGTTGGGCTTCCGCTCGGCGCCCGCGGCCAGATCAACATCGCCGGCGAATATCAAAACCGCAACGCGACCCATCGCACGGGCGCGGACCCACGCCGCCAATACAACCTTCTCGCGGGCGGAGTGCTCGACACGCGCGAGCTGAGCTTCAACCGGTTCAGCCACATCTACGGCGATCCCGCCACCCACGACTACAAGCTTTTCGCCAATTATTCGCTGCCGCTCGGCGAGGCTGAGCTTTACGGCTTCTCGACGCTCAACCGGCGGCGCGGCCTGAGCGCGGGCTTTTACCGCTTGGCGAATGACGCTCGGAACGTACCGAGCATCTATCCCAACGGCTTCCTGCCGCTGATCGGCACGCTGACCCGCGACTATGCGACGACCCTAGGTGTGCGCGGCGAATTGGCCGGGTTCCGCTGGGACCTGTCCGGCCAGTATGGACGCGACAAGGTCGACTTCACGATCAAGAACAGCCTCAACCGCAGCTTCGGCGCGGCCTCGCAAACCCAGTTCGACTCGGGCGGGCTCAAATATTCGCAGGCGTTGTTCAACCTCGATGTCAGCCGCGACATCGCGCTTGCGTTCACCAGCAAGACGACGATTTCGGCCGGGGCGGAATATCGCCGCGAGCTGTTCGACATCCGCCCGGGCGAGCTCGCCAGCTACGCCAATGGGCCGGCCGGTGGCGCCCCCGGGGCGCAGGTCTTCCCAGGCTTCCAACCGACCATCGCCGGCCAGAGCGTCGCCGATCCGCACAAGCGGCACAACGTGTCGGCCTATGCCGAGGTCGACAGCGACATCACCAAGGCCATCAACGTGCAGGGTGCGCTCCGCTACGAGGACTATAGCGATTTCGGGAGCAAACTGAACTGGAAGCTCGCCGGCCGCTTCGAGCCGGTCAGCGGGATCGCGCTCCGCGCTTCGGCTTCGACCGGCTTCCGAGCGCCGTCGCTTCAGCAGCAGTTCTACGCGGCGCAGGCGACCAACAACGTCAACGGCATCCTGCTCGATACGGTGACGCTGCCGGTCAACAATCCGGCGGCGCTCGCGCTCGGCGCGCAACCGCTCAAGCCGGAACGGTCGCGCGCGCTGTCGGGCGGCGTCGTGTTCACCGCGGTGCCGCGGCTCAGCATCACCGTCGACGCCTATCAGATCAAGATCCGCGATCGGATCGTGGTTACCGAGAATCTGGGCGCATTCGGAACGACGGCCCAGAACAATGCAGTTCGCGCGCTGCTGGCGAGCGCCGGCTTCCCCAGCGTCACCGCGGCTCGGTTCTTCATCAACGGGATCGACACCCGCACCCGCGGGCTCGACGTGGTCGCCACCTATCGCGCGCCTGGCACCTACCTAGGCGGCCGGATCAACCTGACCGGCGGGCTCAACCTCAACAAGACCCGGATCACCCGCAACAACGCTTCGCTGGGCGCGCTCGCGACCATTCCCGGGCTGGTGCTGTTCGGACGGCAGGAGTCGCTCCGGATCGAGCAGGGGCAGCCGCGCAGCAAGCTCAACGGCTCGCTCGACTATGATGCGGGCCGCTTGGGCGGAACGATCCGCGCGACCCGCTACGGCAAGGTGCTCGGGGCAGGCAGCGAGCCCTTCCTCGACGTGCCGCTGTCGGCCAAGACGATCACCGACCTGGAAGTGCGGTTCAAGCCGTTCGGCGGCGACCGGCTGGTGCTGGCGCTGGGCGGGAACAACATCTTCGACGTTTATCCCGACAATGTGCCGCGCGGCCGCGGTGTCGATCCACTGACGGGTCTCGCCCGTAACGATCCGGCGACCAACTATGTGGCTCCGTTCAGCAACTTCTCGCCGTTCGGATTCAACGGCCGCTTCCTCTACGGGCGGCTGTCGGTGAACTTCTAA
- the rplU gene encoding 50S ribosomal protein L21, producing MFAIVRTGGKQYRVAPGDKIVVEKLAGDAGDSITLSDILFAGDGSDVKSTDGLTVGAEIIAQAKGEKVVVFKKRRRHNYRRKKGHRQQHTILRIVSIGDQKEQPKSKAAKASTPAADQSAGAGTPAAETKAPARKSAAKGDTASTSDAAPAKAPAKKSAAPAAATSTEE from the coding sequence ATGTTCGCAATCGTGCGCACGGGCGGAAAGCAGTACCGCGTCGCCCCGGGAGACAAGATCGTCGTCGAGAAGCTGGCCGGTGACGCCGGTGACAGCATTACCCTCTCCGACATCCTGTTCGCGGGTGACGGGTCGGACGTGAAGAGCACGGACGGGCTCACCGTCGGGGCGGAGATCATCGCCCAGGCGAAGGGCGAGAAGGTCGTCGTGTTCAAGAAGCGGCGCCGGCACAACTATCGCCGCAAGAAGGGCCATCGCCAGCAGCACACCATCCTGCGCATCGTCTCGATCGGCGACCAGAAGGAGCAGCCGAAGTCTAAGGCCGCCAAGGCCTCGACCCCGGCCGCCGATCAGTCGGCCGGCGCAGGCACGCCGGCGGCGGAAACCAAAGCCCCGGCGCGCAAGTCCGCTGCCAAGGGCGACACCGCCTCGACAAGCGATGCTGCGCCTGCTAAGGCGCCGGCCAAGAAGTCTGCGGCTCCGGCCGCGGCCACCAGCACCGAAGAGTAA
- the rpmA gene encoding 50S ribosomal protein L27, translated as MAHKKAGGSSRNGRDSESKRLGVKKFGGEAVRAGNIIVRQRGTRWYPGTNVGLGKDHTLFALSDGRVAFRDGRQGRKYVHIEAMLSEAAE; from the coding sequence ATGGCACATAAGAAGGCCGGCGGTTCCTCGCGGAACGGCCGCGACAGCGAGAGCAAGCGCCTTGGCGTGAAGAAGTTCGGCGGCGAAGCGGTTCGCGCCGGCAACATCATCGTGCGTCAGCGCGGCACGCGCTGGTACCCGGGGACGAACGTCGGCCTGGGCAAGGACCATACCCTCTTTGCGCTCAGCGACGGTCGCGTAGCGTTTCGCGATGGCCGCCAAGGCCGCAAGTACGTCCATATTGAGGCGATGCTTAGCGAAGCAGCAGAATAG
- a CDS encoding GNAT family N-acetyltransferase, which yields MFARTERLLLRPGWIEDAPALAAAIADERIVRNLSAAPWPYRLADAEAFLSAPRDPVLPSFLVFVRTTAAPELIGSCALVRRPSGAVELGYWIGRAHWGRGYATEAGRALIEIARALGLRRLEAAHFVDNPASGRVLEKLGFVSTGLSAERTSCARGTAAPVRLVRLLLDEVQEEAAPLAA from the coding sequence ATGTTCGCAAGGACCGAAAGGCTGCTGCTGCGGCCCGGCTGGATCGAGGATGCGCCCGCGCTCGCCGCCGCGATCGCCGACGAGCGCATCGTCCGCAACCTGTCGGCGGCACCCTGGCCATACCGGCTTGCTGACGCGGAAGCCTTCCTCTCCGCACCGCGCGATCCCGTGCTGCCGAGCTTTCTCGTCTTTGTCCGAACGACCGCCGCGCCCGAGCTGATCGGCAGCTGCGCGCTGGTTCGTCGTCCCTCGGGCGCGGTCGAACTCGGCTACTGGATCGGCCGTGCCCATTGGGGCCGCGGCTATGCCACCGAGGCCGGACGCGCCCTCATCGAGATTGCACGAGCCCTCGGCCTGCGCCGTCTGGAAGCCGCCCACTTCGTCGACAACCCGGCGTCGGGCCGCGTGCTCGAGAAGCTCGGTTTCGTGTCTACCGGTCTTAGCGCCGAGCGCACCAGTTGCGCCCGCGGCACGGCGGCCCCGGTCCGCCTTGTTCGGCTCTTATTGGACGAAGTACAGGAGGAAGCAGCTCCGCTGGCAGCCTAG
- a CDS encoding metal-dependent hydrolase — MTSASLARRGLTPADLTITPRDRRFGRDEATPRWWHGGNPYRTAFFNALSATFPKGEAFFVESVRQFRDVEDQRLADEIRAFTKQEVIHSREHLAFNRRAADAGYDLSLLEKRVEDRLAITKSRPPIASLAATMALEHFTAILAHELLKDSRHLKGADAESAALWRWHAAEEIEHKGVAYDTWLEATKHWPRGKRWKVKAKVMLFVTRNFIVDRTAGALELLRQDGITGARAWAPLLWEMWGRPGVMRKIFSAWVQFFMPGFHPWQEDDRALIKGFESDYQFRQEPPRKVRTAA; from the coding sequence ATGACGAGCGCAAGCTTGGCCCGCCGTGGCCTGACCCCCGCCGACCTGACAATCACCCCGCGCGACCGGCGCTTCGGGCGTGACGAGGCCACGCCGCGCTGGTGGCACGGCGGCAATCCCTATCGCACCGCCTTCTTCAACGCGCTGTCGGCGACCTTCCCGAAGGGGGAGGCCTTTTTCGTCGAGAGCGTCCGCCAGTTCCGCGACGTCGAGGACCAGCGGCTCGCCGATGAGATCCGCGCCTTCACCAAGCAGGAGGTGATCCACAGCCGCGAGCATCTGGCGTTCAACCGCCGCGCGGCGGACGCGGGTTACGACCTGTCGTTGCTGGAGAAGCGGGTCGAGGACCGGCTGGCGATCACCAAGTCGCGGCCGCCGATCGCGAGCCTCGCGGCGACCATGGCCCTCGAACATTTCACCGCCATCCTGGCGCACGAGTTGCTCAAGGACTCGCGCCATCTGAAGGGCGCCGATGCCGAGAGCGCCGCGCTGTGGCGGTGGCACGCGGCGGAAGAGATCGAGCACAAGGGCGTTGCCTACGACACCTGGCTCGAGGCGACAAAGCATTGGCCGCGGGGCAAGCGCTGGAAGGTCAAGGCGAAGGTGATGCTGTTCGTCACCCGCAACTTCATCGTCGACCGCACTGCCGGTGCGCTCGAACTGCTTCGGCAGGACGGGATCACGGGCGCGAGGGCGTGGGCGCCGCTGCTGTGGGAAATGTGGGGCCGGCCCGGCGTGATGCGCAAGATCTTCTCTGCCTGGGTGCAGTTCTTCATGCCCGGTTTCCATCCGTGGCAGGAGGACGACCGCGCGCTGATCAAGGGTTTCGAGAGCGACTACCAGTTCCGGCAGGAACCGCCGCGGAAGGTGAGGACGGCCGCCTGA
- a CDS encoding TetR/AcrR family transcriptional regulator — MDAAESKATALDAAHALLIEDGAAAVTLQAVAARIGRTHANLLHHFGSAAGLQRALAERIAERIAASIGAAIASRRRGEASPRDVVDIMFDSFERERAGELIGWVALNRQREALAPVYAVIGSILADFRAVGDRRPLDKVILGLVLLAIGDSLVGGEIAEATGLERVTVREDAAALIAALAP, encoded by the coding sequence ATGGATGCGGCGGAAAGCAAGGCGACGGCGCTGGACGCCGCGCATGCCTTGCTGATCGAGGATGGGGCGGCGGCGGTCACGCTGCAGGCAGTTGCAGCGCGGATCGGGCGGACCCATGCCAACCTCCTCCACCACTTCGGCTCGGCCGCCGGGCTTCAGCGCGCGCTGGCCGAGCGAATTGCCGAGCGCATCGCCGCCAGCATCGGCGCGGCGATCGCCAGCCGCCGCCGGGGCGAGGCAAGCCCGCGCGATGTCGTCGACATCATGTTCGACAGCTTCGAGCGCGAGCGCGCCGGCGAGCTGATCGGCTGGGTAGCGCTCAACCGCCAGCGCGAGGCGCTGGCGCCGGTCTATGCGGTGATCGGCTCGATCCTCGCCGACTTCCGCGCGGTCGGCGACCGCCGCCCCCTCGACAAGGTGATTCTCGGCCTCGTCCTTCTCGCAATCGGCGACAGCCTGGTCGGCGGTGAGATCGCCGAGGCGACCGGGCTTGAGCGGGTCACGGTGCGCGAGGATGCCGCCGCGCTGATCGCCGCGCTCGCGCCCTGA
- the obgE gene encoding GTPase ObgE, translating to MHFLDQAKIYVRAGAGGPGAVSFRREKFIEYGGPDGGDGGKGADIVFEAVAGLNTLIDFRYTQHFRAPRGKGGSGSNRTGAGGEDLVIKVPVGTQILADDEERSLLADLTEVGQRLVFLEGGMGGRGNASYKTSTNRAPRQHQPGVAGEEMWLWLRLKLLADVGLVGLPNVGKSTFLNRTTNAVAKVGDYPFTTLRPQLGVVRHKGLEFVLADIPGLIEGAAEGAGIGDRFLGHVERTRVLLHLVDAASEDPAESYRIVRDELDAYGAGLEDKVEIVALSRADLVDEDRRAHIAATLEEACGSRQFTVSAATGDGVEPLLDAIAEALGHAQEEAEAEEPAGNWSPL from the coding sequence ATGCATTTCCTCGACCAAGCCAAGATCTACGTGCGCGCCGGCGCGGGCGGCCCCGGCGCGGTGAGCTTCCGACGTGAGAAGTTCATCGAATACGGCGGCCCTGACGGTGGTGACGGCGGAAAAGGCGCCGACATCGTGTTCGAAGCGGTGGCTGGCCTCAACACGCTGATCGACTTCCGCTACACGCAGCACTTCCGGGCCCCGCGCGGAAAGGGCGGGTCCGGCTCCAACCGCACCGGTGCGGGCGGCGAGGACCTCGTCATCAAGGTCCCCGTCGGCACCCAGATCCTCGCTGACGACGAGGAGCGCAGCCTGCTCGCCGACCTGACCGAGGTCGGGCAGCGGCTGGTCTTCCTCGAAGGCGGCATGGGCGGTCGCGGCAACGCCAGCTACAAGACCTCCACCAACCGCGCTCCGCGCCAGCACCAGCCAGGCGTCGCGGGCGAGGAGATGTGGCTCTGGTTGCGACTGAAGCTGCTCGCCGATGTCGGGCTCGTCGGCCTTCCCAACGTGGGCAAGTCGACTTTCCTCAATCGCACCACGAACGCGGTCGCCAAGGTCGGCGACTATCCGTTCACGACCCTCCGTCCGCAGCTCGGCGTGGTCCGCCACAAGGGGCTGGAATTCGTCCTCGCCGACATTCCCGGACTGATCGAGGGCGCGGCGGAGGGCGCCGGAATCGGCGACCGCTTCCTCGGTCATGTCGAGCGCACTCGCGTTCTCCTTCACCTGGTTGACGCCGCCAGCGAGGATCCGGCCGAGTCCTACCGCATCGTTCGCGATGAGCTCGATGCTTATGGCGCTGGTCTAGAAGACAAGGTCGAGATCGTCGCCTTGTCGCGTGCCGACCTCGTCGACGAGGATAGGCGGGCGCACATAGCCGCCACGCTCGAAGAGGCTTGCGGCAGTCGTCAGTTCACCGTCTCAGCCGCGACCGGAGATGGGGTCGAGCCCCTGCTCGACGCCATCGCGGAAGCGCTCGGCCATGCGCAGGAGGAAGCGGAGGCCGAAGAGCCGGCGGGGAACTGGTCGCCACTGTGA
- a CDS encoding NAD-dependent epimerase/dehydratase family protein gives MRLALTGATGFVGGHLLDLALDAGCSVSALARRPQPSRAGVQWIAGDLADRAAHGRLVDGAKAVIHVAGVLNAPDEAGFEAGNVAGTAAMLAASEAAGVRRFVFVSSLSAREPRLSLYGASKARAETLVAASPLDTAIVRPPAVYGPGDRETLDLFRMARLGAVLMPPAGRVSLIHADDLARLLLALAADDDVPSGPLEPDDGTPGGFSHGDFARLLGAAVGRRVVPLSTPAPLLRLAARLDGLVRGRGAKLTADRVSYFCHPDWVADPARAVPERLWAPEIPTPRGLADTAGWYRQAGWL, from the coding sequence GTGAGACTCGCGCTGACCGGCGCCACCGGGTTCGTCGGCGGCCACCTGCTCGACTTGGCGCTGGACGCGGGCTGCTCGGTCAGCGCCCTCGCCCGCCGTCCGCAACCGTCTCGCGCCGGCGTGCAGTGGATCGCCGGGGACCTCGCTGATCGTGCCGCGCACGGCCGGCTGGTCGACGGCGCGAAAGCGGTGATCCATGTCGCAGGCGTGCTCAACGCGCCCGATGAGGCCGGGTTCGAGGCGGGCAATGTCGCCGGCACCGCCGCCATGCTCGCGGCGAGCGAGGCGGCGGGCGTCCGTCGCTTCGTCTTCGTCTCCTCCCTTTCCGCACGCGAGCCCCGGCTCTCCCTCTACGGGGCGTCCAAGGCGCGCGCCGAGACGTTGGTCGCAGCCTCGCCGCTGGACACGGCGATCGTCCGTCCCCCCGCCGTTTACGGCCCGGGCGACCGCGAGACGCTCGATCTGTTCCGCATGGCCAGGCTCGGCGCGGTTCTGATGCCGCCTGCCGGCCGAGTATCGCTGATCCACGCCGACGACCTCGCCAGGCTGTTGCTTGCGCTCGCCGCCGACGACGACGTTCCCAGCGGCCCGCTTGAGCCCGACGACGGTACACCGGGCGGGTTCAGCCACGGCGACTTCGCCCGGCTGCTCGGCGCGGCCGTCGGACGCCGGGTCGTGCCGCTCTCGACACCTGCGCCCCTGCTTCGCCTAGCCGCGCGGCTCGATGGGCTGGTCCGCGGACGCGGCGCCAAGCTCACCGCCGACCGGGTCTCCTACTTCTGCCATCCCGACTGGGTCGCCGATCCCGCCCGTGCCGTGCCCGAGCGGCTTTGGGCTCCCGAAATCCCGACGCCGCGCGGGCTGGCGGACACCGCCGGCTGGTACCGCCAGGCGGGCTGGCTGTGA
- a CDS encoding DUF423 domain-containing protein: protein MSPADPVRSRLVAAGALLGGLAVVLGAFGAHALKSRLGAEQTGWWATAVQYQMAHALALLLVAPLPIRRPALVGAAFGVGALIFSGTLYLMALGAPRWLGAVTPLGGLLMIAGWVLLAVGALRPRR from the coding sequence ATGAGCCCGGCCGATCCGGTCCGCTCCCGCCTCGTCGCGGCCGGCGCGCTGCTCGGCGGCCTCGCTGTTGTCCTCGGCGCCTTTGGGGCGCATGCGCTCAAGAGCCGGCTCGGCGCGGAGCAGACCGGCTGGTGGGCGACCGCTGTCCAGTACCAGATGGCGCATGCACTCGCGTTGCTGCTGGTCGCCCCCCTTCCGATCCGCCGCCCCGCTCTGGTCGGCGCGGCCTTCGGCGTCGGCGCCCTCATCTTCTCGGGCACGCTCTACCTGATGGCGCTTGGCGCGCCGCGCTGGCTCGGCGCGGTGACCCCGCTCGGCGGCCTGCTGATGATCGCGGGATGGGTCCTGCTCGCCGTCGGTGCTCTCCGGCCGCGGCGTTGA
- the msrB gene encoding peptide-methionine (R)-S-oxide reductase MsrB translates to MTMRMSKRTFLGATGTALCGLVAGACARQSEAAPGMTFAVNHSDADWRRMLGPQRYPILRQAATERAFTSPLLNEHRAGTFTCAGCASPLFSSRTKFESGTGWPSFWQALPGRVLTRADHSLMMERTEVLCRRCGGHLGHVFDDGPRPTGKRFCMNGLALKFAPGAAA, encoded by the coding sequence ATGACGATGAGGATGAGCAAGCGGACCTTCCTCGGGGCGACCGGCACCGCGCTATGCGGGCTCGTCGCAGGCGCCTGCGCGCGGCAGAGCGAGGCCGCGCCCGGCATGACCTTCGCGGTCAACCACAGCGACGCAGACTGGCGCCGCATGCTCGGCCCGCAGCGCTACCCGATTCTCCGCCAGGCGGCGACCGAGCGGGCGTTCACCTCGCCCCTCCTCAACGAGCATCGGGCCGGCACCTTTACCTGCGCCGGCTGCGCCAGCCCGCTGTTCAGCTCGCGCACCAAGTTCGAGAGCGGCACCGGTTGGCCGAGCTTCTGGCAGGCGCTGCCGGGGCGGGTCCTCACCCGCGCCGACCACAGCCTCATGATGGAGCGGACCGAGGTCCTCTGCCGACGCTGCGGCGGCCATCTCGGCCACGTCTTCGACGATGGGCCGCGGCCGACCGGCAAGCGCTTCTGCATGAATGGGCTGGCACTGAAGTTCGCGCCGGGAGCCGCGGCGTGA
- the msrA gene encoding peptide-methionine (S)-S-oxide reductase MsrA encodes MTARAFALAATAALALAGCSSSTAAPAPPGPRATAVFAGGCFWSMEKDFDHLPGVVDTTDGYSGGHTRSPSYEQVSAGDTGHLEVVKVTYDPSRVSYQQLVRYELRHSEVTDAAGQFCDKGPEYRSAIFVADANQRRIAAAEIALAQRQLGQNVVTQILPAAPFWRAEEYHQDYYRKNPVRYNLYRQGCGKDARLAELWRGRG; translated from the coding sequence GTGACCGCCCGCGCGTTTGCCCTTGCCGCGACCGCTGCGCTGGCGCTCGCCGGCTGCTCCAGCTCGACGGCGGCGCCTGCCCCTCCCGGCCCGCGCGCCACAGCGGTGTTCGCCGGCGGCTGCTTCTGGAGCATGGAGAAGGACTTCGACCATCTTCCGGGCGTGGTGGACACGACCGACGGCTACTCGGGCGGCCACACCCGCAGTCCGAGCTATGAGCAGGTCAGCGCAGGCGACACCGGCCATCTCGAGGTGGTCAAGGTCACCTACGACCCGAGCCGCGTCAGCTACCAGCAGCTGGTCCGCTACGAGCTTCGCCACAGCGAAGTGACTGACGCTGCCGGCCAGTTCTGCGACAAGGGCCCAGAGTATCGCTCGGCCATCTTCGTGGCCGATGCCAATCAGCGCCGGATCGCGGCGGCGGAGATCGCGCTGGCGCAGCGCCAGCTCGGCCAGAACGTGGTGACCCAGATCCTCCCCGCCGCGCCCTTCTGGCGGGCGGAGGAGTATCATCAGGATTACTATCGGAAGAACCCGGTGCGCTACAATCTTTACCGGCAGGGATGCGGGAAGGACGCGCGGCTCGCTGAACTGTGGCGCGGCCGCGGCTGA
- the purS gene encoding phosphoribosylformylglycinamidine synthase subunit PurS, whose translation MKARVFVTLKPGVLDPQGKAIGHALEGLGFAGVGDVRAGKLIELELADGTSDEAIDQMCRQLLANTVIENYRVEKL comes from the coding sequence GTGAAGGCGCGCGTGTTCGTGACATTGAAGCCGGGGGTGCTCGACCCACAGGGCAAGGCGATCGGCCATGCGCTGGAGGGGCTCGGGTTCGCCGGAGTCGGCGACGTCCGTGCCGGCAAGTTGATCGAGCTGGAGCTCGCCGACGGCACCAGCGACGAAGCCATCGACCAGATGTGCCGCCAGCTGCTCGCCAACACGGTGATCGAGAACTACCGGGTCGAGAAGCTCTGA
- the purQ gene encoding phosphoribosylformylglycinamidine synthase subunit PurQ: MDSAVIVFPGSNCDRDLAVALETVTGKAPRMVWHRDTDLSGVDFIAVPGGFSYGDYLRSGAMAARSPVMQAVVEAAGRGVPVLGICNGFQILTEAGLLPGALMRNASLHFLCKPVKLSVENSQTLFTSGYQAGETITIPIAHHDGNYQADPETLDRLEGGGRVAFRYATGCNGSARDIAGIVNDAGNVLGMMPHPERALEPAHGNTDGRRLFEAALGALATA; the protein is encoded by the coding sequence ATGGACAGCGCGGTCATCGTCTTCCCCGGGAGCAATTGCGACCGCGACCTTGCCGTCGCTCTGGAGACGGTCACCGGCAAGGCGCCGCGCATGGTCTGGCACCGCGACACCGACCTGTCCGGCGTGGATTTCATCGCCGTCCCAGGTGGCTTTTCCTACGGCGACTATCTCCGCTCGGGTGCGATGGCGGCCCGCTCGCCGGTGATGCAGGCGGTGGTCGAGGCGGCCGGGCGCGGCGTGCCGGTGCTCGGCATCTGCAACGGCTTCCAGATCCTGACGGAGGCGGGACTGCTGCCAGGCGCACTGATGCGCAATGCCAGTCTTCATTTTCTCTGCAAGCCGGTGAAGCTGTCGGTCGAGAACAGCCAGACCCTCTTCACCAGCGGCTACCAGGCGGGCGAAACGATCACCATCCCGATCGCGCATCATGACGGCAACTACCAGGCCGATCCGGAAACGCTCGACCGGCTGGAGGGCGGGGGTCGCGTCGCCTTCCGCTACGCGACCGGCTGCAATGGCTCTGCGCGCGACATTGCCGGGATCGTCAACGACGCGGGCAATGTGCTTGGCATGATGCCGCACCCCGAACGAGCCCTGGAGCCGGCGCATGGCAACACCGACGGCCGCCGCCTGTTCGAAGCTGCGCTCGGCGCGCTCGCTACCGCCTAG
- a CDS encoding VOC family protein, whose protein sequence is MRPQPLIAVTDVEASSRWYQQLLGCRSDHGGPAYERLVADGTLILQLHSFDVEHDHGRIGDKNDRPFGNGVLLWFEVDDFDLAMERIERMNAEVVLPRHRNPPPPQEGGPNHWEVWLKDPDGYPVVLSSPDGTADAQWRPASSDRG, encoded by the coding sequence ATGCGCCCGCAGCCGCTGATTGCCGTGACCGACGTCGAAGCGAGCAGCCGATGGTACCAGCAATTGCTGGGCTGCCGGAGCGATCACGGCGGTCCGGCCTATGAGCGCCTCGTCGCCGACGGCACGCTGATCCTCCAGCTTCACAGCTTCGATGTCGAACATGACCATGGACGGATTGGGGACAAGAACGACCGGCCCTTTGGCAATGGTGTCCTCCTCTGGTTCGAAGTCGACGATTTCGACCTCGCGATGGAGCGGATCGAGCGGATGAACGCCGAGGTCGTCCTCCCCAGACACCGCAACCCTCCACCACCGCAGGAGGGCGGCCCCAATCACTGGGAAGTATGGCTGAAGGACCCCGACGGCTACCCTGTCGTGCTCTCAAGCCCAGACGGCACCGCGGACGCACAATGGAGGCCGGCAAGTTCCGACCGGGGCTGA